One genomic region from Syntrophorhabdus sp. encodes:
- a CDS encoding thiamine-binding protein has translation YEQLEPDCGRIYSTVKFDIRKGASGRLEGKIASVEAKVGKKLRT, from the coding sequence GCTATGAGCAACTGGAACCCGACTGCGGCCGCATCTATTCCACCGTCAAGTTCGACATCCGCAAAGGCGCCTCAGGCAGGCTCGAAGGAAAGATAGCCTCCGTCGAGGCCAAGGTGGGGAAGAAGCTAAGAACCTGA